The DNA sequence GGACTCATCAATTGCGTAAGAAAGGACATTAGCCACGAGATCACTATTATATAGTTGGACGCAGGAAGAAGCATCCTTTAGAGATTCCTCTCTTTGTCTCAGCTTGCTTCCCTACTTTGTCCTCAATAATTATTTTCTATTTATTCAATGGAGTGTCAAGAAGGTAACAAAGATCTGGTCTTTTGTCTCCGTTTGGCTTTCGTGGGAGGATGTAATTTCAGTAAATGATCCAACAATTTTaattatgttaaaaatttattaaaaatgaaTGAATAAGTCTAATTAAAGTTAATATATACTGAGTTAAAAACCAATTCTATGTTAACAAGAATTTGACTCACTCATTGTTAATAGATTTTTAAAGTcaagtttcataaaaaaaaagattaaactaTAGTTTAATCGAATGAAGATGAGTCAGCACCGCTATGGATAGATATGAATGAGTAAACTGTCCCGATAGAAATTTAAAATTTGAACCCTTAAGAGTAAGAAAAAGATCCTAAACCCATACAAGAACAGgaaaagatattaaaaatattcatgtaTATGAGATAAAGTGAGATATCCTAAAAGATATATGTTTATCTTGATCAGAATGACTTGGATTAGTTATTACAAGATTTCTAACAGACTATTAGAGCCAAGGTTCTCTTTAAAAAGAGtcagtcaaaaaaataaaaaaaagatgattgaaaaagaaaaaaaatgtcaaacttgaatgattaaaaaaaaaaagaatccttaaaggaaaaagagaaagatagatgaggatgaaaaaaatatatatatttgagctAAGATGAGCTTAATAAATAAAGTCAAACTTAAGGTGCAGACAAAATTAGCCACGTCAAATAATTAAGCTTACGGTGATTACGAATAAAATTGATCGCACCACCTATCCTGACAAATAATTGAGTCACATGTGAATACTGAAAGAATACTAAAAAATAATCATGTATGAGGTTATATTGATAAATATTAGCATATATTTGAGTACAATCTATAATCTAACGATCTAAATTTTTAGAATATGAACTAGTTTTAAATATGTATCATTTCACTCTCTTGATATTTATTGATATATCTCacacataaatattttatcacaaATCAAAATGACCTATCAGTGtggtcataattttcttttctgaATTTGAATTATCCTGATTATAATACAATATAGAAGTTTGATTCTCAGTTAAGCTGATCATCCGCCCCTGGATTTGGGAGATGCTTTTGTTGGATTCTGTGCgtatgtcccaacagtttcattccACGTTGGGAAAAAAGAATTTACAGGCACAGTAAGTGGCAAAACAGTGGTTTCTAAGAAGTATAGGGACACTCTATGGAGGGGCTGTTCCTACTTTGTCTTTAATGCTCCTTTGTTGAGGATGTGTTGGGTCAGATAGCTGTCTCCTTTCTATGTGCGGGGAGTTAAAAACTGGAATCTGAGATCCATGCAGTGGTCAGTCAACCTTCATCTTAGTTCTttcatgtgttgtgttttgggtTGTGGATCTTGGAATTCAAAGATTTGTTCATTCAATCCTTTCTTGTGGTGGATGTCCCTGCTCAGTTCTTGGGTCATCAAGTGTTCTCTGTCGTCTTTGAACTTTAATTCCTCACATCTGTGCTTGATGACTTGTGTAAGATTGGGGTTTGGCTTCATTAGTTATTTCTAATCTTTGTAATACTTCATGGTGTTTGGGAGGCCTTTCTTTGTGCTGTGGAAGCCCCATCAGAAAAATTGACCCTTTTTTGTTGAGACGCTTGAATTTTAACCTATAGTTGGGATTTAGTATCTCTATTTTTTTTGTAGATTTTGATAGTCTCCCTTTTTTTCATTTAgttataggcttaggagagaaacaTTGCTGTCCTGGATCTAAGTTAACCGAGCTAGGGATTGTCCTGGGACTTGGGAGTAAGATCTTTCAATTGTCAGTTACTTCCGCATTTAGTTTTAGTTTCCATtcccttcttttttcctttcctttctttccttgTTGATGTATTTTATCCCTTTATATcgtgatttttttttatgtggaTATATGTGTTGTGGAATATTGTAGAAGGTTGTAAGACAATGCTCATCTCTTAGAtaccttttttttcctcttttttccgATTAAGAAGATAAATAGTGTACCTACAGACTGATTATCTGCTCGCAGATATCCTTGTCAACTATCTGAATTTGGAGTTTGGTGCGTTAAGTTAGTTTAATCTAGGATCAAATTAAAACTCAGGTTGCGTAAACTACATTGGAATGATTCTATTATTGTGTTATTGAATTTATTAATATCTGTTCAGAATTGCTTGTTGTAAAAATTTGTTCCTTTTCCTTATGGCATGTGAATACTCTGAACAAAAATATGCAAACTGttgttcttgttctttttttGGAACAAAAGATGTTTGTAATGTGCTGAGGATCCCGTCATGAGGCTCCCATCAATGTAGAGTCTATATTGAGGGTCAATATATATAACCCTACCGTTACACCAAGGTCCGCTCTCTAGATGGACGCTTTAGAGGCATAAGAAATCCTAGAAGAAAACAACCTCTCCTTACCTCTAAATAAGGAGAGCTTGTTTCCACAATCCCAATTCAGGTCTCACAACTTCTCCTTACCTCTAAAGAAGTAATCTTACTATTATTGCCAAAGTACATCCTCTGGATGGATGCTTTGGAACCATAAGAAAGtccagaacaaaaaaaaaacactcaagtACAATTTTTGTTCCAAAGAAATCTAATTCTTATTTTGCAAGCTAATAGCCATTTCTGGTTTTTGGTATTCCGGTCTAATTTTTGTTCAAACTGAAAATGTAAGACAtgctagactttttttttttacccaAAGTTTATTAGTTCacaaaatgaaaaataatatttgagAAAAAATAGCAACTTAGTTGATGAGATCTATTATATGATGTCTATCTGAATTATTATACACTCAGTGGtaaatcttcttttttatttaatgccGCAAATATGCTTTTTTAGAACTGTTCACAAATTATTGGTAGATCCTAATCCATTCTAGTTTCCATTAAGATGGTTCGTGGAAGTGATATTGTTGTTTCCCTCTTTGAACAGATCATTTAGTGGCCAGCATGATAGAGAACCTTTTTTGCCCTTATGCCAATACATTTTTATACATTCTAGTTGCTTTTTGGTGTTTCTGCTGTATGATGTCCAATTTACTCTTCTTTTTGAACTTAAtgtccatggatatgctcctttaaGCCTGTCTTTTTATTTTGTTGGGAGATCCTGATCTACTTTCAATCCAAGATATTCCATGAAAGTGATAGCAGTGTTGTTTCTTGGAACAGATCATTCAGTGGTTGGCATGGTAGAGAACCTTTTCGGGTGCTTATGCCCATAAATGTTTCTACATGACCTTGTTATGTGAGGCCTCAGATACTGTTAGAAGTGGAAATTAACAGATTCTCCATAAGCGGCACTGCAATATATATCAATGCAAGCTTCAACAAACTACAAAGTATTAAGTAAACAGCATCAGTCATACAATCAAAACCTTGGGAGAGATCCGGAATCCCGTTTTATGCCTCAAAATTACCTAACTTCACATTGTGACTCCTCTGCTGATGGATTCCAACAAGGGAACTCCCATCATCAGACAATTCATGACCAATTCTACACTCTGGAGTCCTCCTCGGAAGCTGCGAATTTTACCACTCATAACTCTCCATCTTCTCCTAGTTACTCCCCGATCAGCAGGAGCCCCGCATCTCATCAAGATTCTCAGTCAGATAACAACTATGACTCTCCCATAAGCTATTCATGTATTACCGAAGACTCAAATGATCTTAAGCATAAGTTACGGGAGATAGAGGCTGCAATGCTTGGGCCTGATTCAGATAGCATTGACAGCTTTGAGAATGCTTACTCCAGCTATATCTCCTTGGAGCAAGAGAAGTGGCAACAAGTGATGGGAACCCCTAGAGGAGACTTGAAACAGATCCTAATAGCCTGTGCTCGAGCTGTAGAAAACAATGATATTCTTGTGGTTGAGTGGCTAATTCCAAAGTTAAGGCAGATGGTATCAGTCTCTGGGGAACCAATTCAACGTCTGGGAGCATACTTGTTGGAAGGCCTCGTAGCTAAGCTGGCTTCCTCGGGAAGTTCCATATACAAGGCTTTGAAGTGTAAAGAACCCACTAGTTCAGACCTCCTCTCATACATGCACATTCTTTATGATGTATGCCCATACTTCAAGTTTGGGTATATGTCTGCAAATGGAGCAATAGCTGAGGCTCTTAAGGGTGAGAACATGGTTCATATTATCGATTTCCAGATTGCCCAGGGAAGTCAATGGGTAACTCTCATTCAAGCTCTTGCAGCACGACCTGGTGGGCCTCCACGTGTAAGAATAACAGGGATTGATGACTCTGTTTCTGCCTACGCCCGTGGTGGTGGGCTACATATTGTGGGGCAGAGGTTATCTCGGCTTGCCAAGTCATGCAATGTGCCCTTCGAATTCCATGGCGCAGCTCTCTCAGGGTGTGATTTAGAACTTGAGCATCTTGACATTCGACCTGGGGAGGCATTGGCCGTTAACTTTGCTTTCCAACTGCATCACATGCCAGATGAGAGTGTGAGCACAAGGAACTACCGAGATAGACTTCTACAGATGATTAAGAGCTTGTCTCCAACAGTTGTTACTCTTGTGGAGCAGGAATCAAACACAAACACTGCTCCATTCTTTCCAAGATTTTTAGAAACTGTAGACTACTATGCTGCCATCTTTGAGTCGATAGATGTGACTCTTCCAAGGGAGAACAAGGAAAGGATCAACGTGGAGCAGCATTGCCTAGCACGAGACATAGTTAACATCATTGCATGTGAGGGAGATGAAAGGGTGGAGCGCCATGAGCTTTTCGGGAAATGGAGGTCGAGGTTTATGATGGCTGGATTCAGGCCATATCCTCTGAGTCCTTTAGTGAATGCAACAATCAAGATGCTTTTAGAGAACTACTGTGAGAACTATCGTCTTGAAGAGAGAGACGGTGTGCTTTATCTTGGATGGAAGAATAGAGCTTTGGTTGTCTCTTGTGCATGGAA is a window from the Musa acuminata AAA Group cultivar baxijiao chromosome BXJ2-1, Cavendish_Baxijiao_AAA, whole genome shotgun sequence genome containing:
- the LOC103974444 gene encoding scarecrow-like transcription factor PAT1, giving the protein MQASTNYKVLSKQHQSYNQNLGRDPESRFMPQNYLTSHCDSSADGFQQGNSHHQTIHDQFYTLESSSEAANFTTHNSPSSPSYSPISRSPASHQDSQSDNNYDSPISYSCITEDSNDLKHKLREIEAAMLGPDSDSIDSFENAYSSYISLEQEKWQQVMGTPRGDLKQILIACARAVENNDILVVEWLIPKLRQMVSVSGEPIQRLGAYLLEGLVAKLASSGSSIYKALKCKEPTSSDLLSYMHILYDVCPYFKFGYMSANGAIAEALKGENMVHIIDFQIAQGSQWVTLIQALAARPGGPPRVRITGIDDSVSAYARGGGLHIVGQRLSRLAKSCNVPFEFHGAALSGCDLELEHLDIRPGEALAVNFAFQLHHMPDESVSTRNYRDRLLQMIKSLSPTVVTLVEQESNTNTAPFFPRFLETVDYYAAIFESIDVTLPRENKERINVEQHCLARDIVNIIACEGDERVERHELFGKWRSRFMMAGFRPYPLSPLVNATIKMLLENYCENYRLEERDGVLYLGWKNRALVVSCAWK